In one Pseudomonadota bacterium genomic region, the following are encoded:
- a CDS encoding PfkB family carbohydrate kinase, protein MDLFEGIAKNHFVVVGRAGMDIFTDPGVTLEASSRMGVALGGSSANIAAGICKLGGQASLVTRVSDDSIGSFCVAQLAQYGVGTEYVRPVGGEYRNSLAIYESVVEGHRNVLYRNGAADFQMDIEDVEAVDYARFGALITAGTVFAAEPSRSAAFRAFELAKAAGLPILFDVDYRPYSWPSAAVAADVLSRAAEASDAIVGNDEEFGFIAGDYAQGLAKARELSATVPLVIYKMGEKGALTFHGGRELRTGIYPVEALKPTGAGDSFMAGLVTSLAAGHDLKAAILRGSACASVTVSKPGCAPAMADTATLEAFLADHPGPTDA, encoded by the coding sequence ATGGATCTCTTCGAGGGGATCGCGAAGAACCACTTCGTCGTCGTGGGCCGCGCGGGCATGGACATCTTTACCGATCCCGGCGTCACGCTCGAGGCCTCGAGCCGCATGGGCGTGGCGCTGGGCGGGTCGTCCGCCAATATTGCCGCTGGGATCTGCAAGCTGGGCGGGCAGGCCTCCCTCGTCACGCGGGTCTCGGACGACAGTATCGGCAGCTTTTGCGTGGCGCAACTCGCGCAGTATGGCGTGGGCACTGAATACGTGCGCCCGGTGGGCGGGGAATATCGCAATTCGCTGGCCATCTACGAAAGCGTCGTGGAGGGGCACCGGAACGTGCTCTACCGCAACGGCGCGGCCGATTTTCAGATGGATATCGAGGATGTCGAGGCGGTGGATTACGCCCGCTTCGGTGCGCTCATCACGGCGGGCACCGTCTTCGCCGCTGAGCCCTCCCGCTCCGCTGCCTTCCGCGCCTTCGAGCTGGCGAAGGCGGCGGGCCTGCCCATCCTCTTCGACGTCGATTATCGTCCCTATTCCTGGCCCTCGGCAGCGGTGGCCGCCGATGTCCTGAGCCGGGCCGCAGAGGCCTCCGACGCCATCGTGGGCAATGACGAGGAATTCGGTTTCATCGCGGGCGACTACGCGCAGGGCCTCGCCAAGGCGCGGGAGCTCAGTGCAACGGTCCCGCTCGTGATCTACAAGATGGGCGAGAAGGGCGCGCTCACGTTCCACGGCGGGCGCGAGCTGCGTACCGGCATCTATCCCGTGGAGGCCCTGAAACCCACCGGCGCAGGGGACAGCTTCATGGCCGGGCTGGTGACCTCGCTCGCCGCCGGGCACGACCTGAAGGCCGCGATCCTACGCGGCTCGGCCTGCGCCTCGGTCACGGTCTCGAAACCCGGCTGTGCGCCCGCCATGGCCGACACCGCCACGCTCGAGGCCTTCCTCGCCGATCATCCCGGACCCACTGACGCCTAG
- a CDS encoding 5-deoxy-glucuronate isomerase: MHIPPFDNLNVPIVGADDATVPLNYFNIVKLKAGEAFEYEVPGYETCIVPATGTVDVEVDAFRADALGGRGADVWDGEPEGVYVPTGEPARITARDACEVFVAGAKFDEVLEPFAVRADELDLVQYGSDETKTHRKIKHILGQKQADRVGRLLVSELYTVGQGGWSGFPSHKHDTDRRDGPGGDMTETRHDETYNFRFRPKHGSGLQMLQREDGEAGDAYHIVDGSTICIDKGYHPCAVLPGYEMYYFTILGGLSQRPLVQYFQPSHADQIETIPGIKDMIAKFK; encoded by the coding sequence ATGCACATCCCCCCTTTCGACAACCTGAACGTCCCTATCGTGGGCGCAGACGACGCGACCGTGCCGCTCAACTATTTCAACATCGTCAAGCTCAAGGCGGGCGAGGCCTTCGAGTACGAGGTGCCGGGCTACGAGACCTGCATCGTCCCGGCGACCGGGACGGTGGATGTGGAGGTGGATGCGTTCCGTGCCGATGCCTTGGGCGGCCGTGGTGCGGATGTCTGGGACGGGGAGCCGGAGGGCGTCTACGTGCCCACGGGTGAGCCGGCGCGGATCACGGCGCGGGATGCCTGCGAGGTCTTCGTCGCGGGCGCTAAGTTCGACGAGGTTCTGGAGCCCTTCGCCGTGCGCGCCGATGAGCTCGACCTCGTGCAATACGGGTCTGACGAGACAAAGACCCACCGCAAGATCAAGCATATCCTGGGCCAGAAACAGGCGGACCGGGTGGGGCGGCTGCTGGTGAGCGAGCTCTACACCGTGGGGCAGGGCGGCTGGTCGGGCTTTCCCTCCCACAAGCACGACACGGATCGGCGGGACGGCCCCGGGGGGGATATGACGGAAACAAGGCACGACGAGACCTACAATTTCCGCTTCCGCCCGAAGCACGGATCGGGCCTCCAGATGCTCCAGCGGGAGGATGGCGAGGCGGGCGACGCCTACCACATCGTCGATGGCTCCACGATCTGCATCGACAAGGGCTATCACCCCTGCGCGGTGCTGCCGGGCTACGAGATGTACTATTTCACGATCCTGGGCGGGCTCTCCCAGCGCCCACTGGTGCAATATTTCCAGCCAAGCCATGCCGACCAGATCGAGACCATTCCGGGCATCAAGGACATGATCGCGAAGTTCAAATAA
- a CDS encoding class II fructose-bisphosphate aldolase, which translates to MPLVTLSDVLAPARAGGYAVAGMVTLGWEDMRAYVAAAEAEGVPVILQAGPSCRAHTPLPVLGAMFRDLAEAASVPVVAHLDHGYTFEECEAALCAGFTSLMFDGSRLPLAENIAATRRVVELAHGAGLSCEGEIGFVGYTGGEASAGTDPEEAAIFARETGVDAMAISVGNVHLQTEQSGGLDTGRIAAIEAVTDIPLVIHGGSGVPAAQRQELARTTAISKFNIGTELRMAFGDALRAAIARDPARFDRVQILADTHAPMVEAARAVLRTMR; encoded by the coding sequence ATGCCGCTGGTGACCCTTTCGGACGTCCTCGCCCCGGCCCGCGCCGGGGGCTATGCCGTGGCGGGAATGGTGACGCTGGGCTGGGAGGATATGCGTGCCTACGTCGCCGCCGCCGAGGCGGAGGGTGTGCCGGTCATCCTGCAGGCGGGGCCCTCCTGCAGGGCGCATACGCCGCTGCCGGTCCTGGGCGCGATGTTCCGCGATCTGGCGGAGGCGGCCTCCGTGCCGGTCGTCGCCCATCTCGATCACGGCTACACCTTCGAGGAGTGCGAAGCGGCGCTGTGCGCGGGCTTCACCTCGCTGATGTTCGACGGCTCCCGGCTCCCGCTCGCGGAAAACATCGCCGCCACACGGCGGGTAGTGGAGCTGGCCCACGGCGCGGGCCTCTCCTGCGAGGGCGAGATCGGCTTCGTGGGCTACACGGGCGGCGAGGCCTCCGCCGGGACCGACCCCGAGGAAGCCGCGATCTTTGCCCGCGAGACGGGCGTCGATGCCATGGCGATCTCGGTGGGTAACGTACATCTCCAGACCGAGCAGAGCGGGGGCCTCGACACGGGCCGCATCGCCGCAATCGAGGCGGTGACGGACATCCCCCTCGTCATCCATGGCGGCTCCGGCGTGCCAGCCGCGCAACGCCAGGAACTCGCACGGACGACGGCGATCTCGAAATTCAACATCGGCACAGAGCTGCGCATGGCCTTCGGCGACGCGCTCCGCGCAGCAATCGCCCGCGATCCCGCCCGTTTTGATCGCGTGCAGATCCTCGCCGAC